Genomic window (Streptomyces cadmiisoli):
ACGTCGAAGGAGACCCGCTGGCCCTCCTGGAGCTCACGGAAGCCCTGGGTCGCGATGTTCGAGTAGTGAGCGAAGACGTCCGGACCGCCGCCGTCCTGCTGAATGAAGCCGAAACCCTTTTCGGCGTTGAACCACTTCACGGTTCCCTGTGCCACGACATTCTCCTCTATGTTAGGCAGAGGCCCCATCACATCCGGAGATGCCGGAAAACAAATAATGCGCCTTAGGAGAAACATTCCCGTCAGGCGCACATAGGTTCATGGGTACCACAACTGCAACGCTGAAAGCCTAGCACAGTTCGGCGGCTGTGGTGGATCAACGGCGCACCCGCGCTCGTCGGCGCCGTTCGAACGAACGTGGCGCTCGCCTGGCTACATGGCTCGGACCGGGTCCGGGACGGCGCGGGGCGGCACGCAGGGGATGGCGGCAGCCTTTCGCCCGCGAAGCGCGAGGCGCGTTTCCCGGCTGAGTCGTCGCTGCGCGTGCTGACGCGGAATGCACGGCCGCGGCTTTGCGGCGTGCCGATCCACCGGCAGTTCTCGCGCCCGTCAATCGGTAGTACTGCGGGTCAGCCGTCACGCAACCGATTTTCTGATTCTCATGACTCGGGGACCTTGAGCGCGTCCCCTGTGTTGGAGATGAAGACGACCAGGAGCTTCGCCGATTCCGTCTTGCTGGTGTTCTCCGTCAGTACGTGATAGGCGCCCGGTTCTTCGACCCACTGCTCGCCTTGGTGATACGTACGGGCCGGCTCTCCGCCGAGCTGGCTGCGCATCGTGCCTTGGAGTACGTAGGCGTAGACGAACGCCTCACCGTGGCGGTGCGGCACCGCGCGTGCGTCGGGCGGGAAGTTCACGATCGCCGAGGTGAAAGTTTTCCCCCGGATATTCGGGATTGCCTGTTCGAGGATGGGCGTCAGCGTCTCGGACGGGCGTTCCGAGGTCACCGCGGCGACCGGCACCTTGCCACTCGCATGATCTGTCGCAGGGGCGCACGAGAGCGCCACGGTCGCCATGCCGGCGGCCAGAAAACCAACAGAGACACGTACTCCGTTCATCACTGCTCTCCCGTTCGGTCCCCCCGGACGAGTCCACGCCTGGCGTCAGCGGACCCGCTCGTGTCCGCCGCGGCGTGGGGGTGAAGGAGCTGTGCGGCCGTACGTCGCCGTTGTCCGGGACAGCGCACACAGCAAAACCGTACGGCCGGACCCGCGTGCCCGCACGGCGGTGGCCCTTTGTCGGCCTGCCCGCGTGCGCTACAGCGAAGGTGGCTGCGGGTCGTACTGGATGTCCCGCCGAACCTGGCGGGCGCGTTCCGCCGAGGACAGCCGGGCCACCAGATGAAGTGCCATGTCGATGCCGGCCGAGATGCCCGCGGAGGTCACCACGTCACCGTCGTCGACGAACCGGTCGTCCGGACGCACATCGATCGTCGGGTCGAGCTCGGCCAGTCGGTCCAGCGAGGCCCAGTGCGTGGTGGCGGGCCGTCCGCGCAGCAGTCCGGCCGCCGCGAAGACCAAGGAGCCGGTACAGACACTCGTCAGCAGCCGGATCGATCGCCGCCGGGAGCGAAGCCACTCCAAGTGCTTCTCGTCGGTGAGCTGAGGGCGAGTCCCTCGACCGCCGGGATGCAGGAGGACATCGATCGACGGCATATCGGTGAGCGAGTGATGTGCCGCGACGGTGAGCCCCTTCGCACACGTCACTGGTTCGCCGTCGGCGGAGAAGCAGAAGACCTTCCAGCCGTCGTCCGGGTAGGCCCGGGTCCAATGGGACAGCACCTCCCACGGGCCGATCGCGTCGAGCTCCTCGACGTCCGGGAACAACAGGATCCCGATCCTTCGCGCACTGTTGTTGGCCATGGACCCATCCAAGCAACCTGAAGAGGTCATGTTTGGAAGGTGATGCGTGAAATGACTGATTGATTACGAATGCCGCGCCGCCCTTGTTGAAGTCCTCGGCGTGGCTTCATGTCTCGTACCTGGCCCCGCGCACGGGGCCGGAGGTAGGTGAGCCGGGCAGGCCCGGGCCCGTGCCGCGAGTCACGGGGTTGCAGCGATGCCCGGGGTCCCGCTGCAGTAGGTTTCGGCACCATGGCGATGACGCGGCGACTCCTGGACGGCGACCTCGTGGACCGTATGGTCACTCTCGCGGATCTGCCCTGGAGCCTCCGCGCGTACGAGGAGACCTTCGTGCGCAACGGCTGGCACATGGAGGGGGACGACGGGGAGATCGTCATCGGGTGGTTGGACGTGTGGCCGGTCGTCGGCGAGGAGGGCGTGGACGACTGGTGGCTGCTTCTCGGTGAGTATCCGGGGTGCCAGGAGGGCCGTGACGCCGTGTGTGCACATCCCCAGTGCCGCGCGGGCTGCTGGGTCGCCATGCCGTTCGCCTACTTCGCAGACCCCGACGACCCCGAGGCCTGGGAGCGGGAACAAGGGCCCTTCTTCGCCCGCGCCGACTGTCTGCCGCAGGCGTCGGCAGCGGACTTCGAGGCCGAGTACGTGCAGGCGGGCAAGCTGCTGCGAGCACGTCTCGGCGAGCCTCTTGCCGAGTCCCCGTACCGGCCGGACGGTGCCAAGAAGTACGAGGTGTGGGAGCGCGGCGATTCCTGGGTCGTGCTGCTCGTCGAGTCCGACCCGATCTCGTACCACGCCTACGACCAGGCCGTCGTGGAGGTGCGCCCGCGCGTCTGAGCGGCCTGTGCCTGCCGAGGTGGGCGCGACGCACTTCCCCGTGGTCCGGGCACCTACGGATGAGTGTCCGGCCTCGCTGCGATGAGTTCCGGCCGCGTCGAGGGTCTGTACTGGTGTCGTAGGACGTCGTCGTACGACGCTGCCCGGCACGACACGCCACGGAGGACGCCATGACGGCCACACCGAGTGACCAGACCACCGCGCTGCCCGGCCGCCCGCCCGTCGTCGACCTGGCCACCTGGCAGGCCGCCCGTGACGAACTCCTCGTCCGCGAGAAGGCCCACACCCGCGAAGGCGACGCCCTGGCCGCGGCCCGCCGCCGACTGCCGATGGTGGAGCTCGACGGGACGGTCGAGGTCGTCGGACCCGACGGCCCGGTCCCGTTCCTCGACCTCTTCCAGGGCCGCGACGAACTCGTGGTCTACCAGCACATGTGGTGGGACGGTGCGCCGCATCAGGGGCAGTGCGAGGGCTGCACCACAGCGGCCTGGCACCTGAAGGACGCCGTCTACCTCCATGCCCGTGGCGTCTCGTTCGCCGTCCTGACCACGGGCCCCTGGGACGAGGTCGCCTGCTACGTCGAGTTCATGGGCTACACCCAGCCCTGGTACTCGGTGCGCGGCGTGGACGCGCCGGTCGGTGGAGAGATGGGGTACCTCGCCTGCTTCCTGCGTGACGGCGACCGCGTGTTCCTCACCTACTCCACGACGGGCCGCGGCAACGAGCGGGTCAACGGGTCCCTCGGCCTGCTCGACATGACGCCGTACGGACGCGGCGAGGCGTGGGAGGACAACCCCGAGGGCTGGCCCGAGGGGCGCAGCGCGTGCTGGTCCTGGCGGTCGGACTCGGACGGGAAGGCCACCTGGGGTCCGACCAGTCGGCCCGTGCCGCAGTGGACCCGCCCCGGCGCGACCCCCGTGGAGACCCTCGGCCGACACGGTCACCACCACTGACCGGCGCGGGGTGGTGAACGCCGCTTGCGGCAGCTTTCCCACGCCGACCCACCAGGCCGGCCGCGATCTGTGAACTTGGCGTGAACATGGCAGAACTATGGCGTGAATGTGACATAACTATTCAGCCTCGGGGGCTGTGTAATGGCGCGAACTGGCTCCAAGGGGGGGCCTGAGTCCAGGAGTCGTCATGACTTGGCACACCAAGCGCATCAAGCTGGCCGCGTGCACTGTGGGGGCGCTGACCGCCGCTGTGCTCGCCGTGAGCGCCACTCCGGCCGCGGCGGCCGGAACCTACAGCGGCCGAGCATATGTGTACGGGACCGGAGAGTTCGACGGAGACTGGGGCGACGAGGGCATCCTTCAGCGGAACACCCACGCTTCGTCCAACGCCACGTGTCTGTGGCAGATGATTCTCTGGGCTGACGGCGAACTCACCTCCAAGTCACAGGTCGACGGCGTCTTCGGCGACGGAACCTACAACGCGACCAGAGCCTGGCAGATACGCGAGAACGAGAGCTACGACGCCGGTCTGGAGGTCGACGGGTCGGTCGGCAAGGGGACCTTCGGCTGGGCGCAGAACTGGCTCCACATCGAAAGCGGGGGTGAGGGGGCCGGCCAGACGCTGAACCTGAGCTACAACGGCTTGTGGGGCGCCTTCGACGCAAGACGCCTTGCTGACGGCACCTACGAGTTCGTCGACGGCGACGGCTCATGGCGGAAGGCCGGTTACGACTACCGGACCTGCCGCTGACACCTGAGGACCCAGGCGCCATGAGGGCCCGCCTCCCGGAGGGGAGGCGGGCCCTCATCGTGTCGGCGGGGCGGCTACTCCGCCCGGTACGCGTCGCGGACGGTCTGCGTCAGCGTGTTGCCCTGACGGTCGCTCACCACGGCTTTGAGCGACACGGACCGGCCCGCGGCGGGGTTCTTCACCCGCACGCTGCCGTTCTTGACGTCGGCCCGGATCCACCGGTCGCCGCCGTCGGTCGAGTAGTACACCTTGAGCGTGGCCAGGTTGCGGCCTGCCGCGGCGCCCTGGACGGTCACCGGCACCTCGATCGACGCGTGGGCCTTCGCTGTGCTGCGGACAGTGAGCGTCGGGGTGAAGCGGACGACGGAGACGGGCAGTCGTACCTCCTTGCCGTCCGGCACGTGCTCCGAGGTGAAGGTCCAGTCCGCGGTCACCTCGGTGCTGACCGACGCGACGCCGCTGCGGGTGGCCGATGTCGAGACGTGGTACCGCCCCTTGCCGGGCGGCACGGTGAACACCGTGAAGTTGTCCATGGCGACGTCCGCCGCCGCCACCTCCACGCCGTCGCGGCGGATCGTCGTACGGCCCTCGTCGTAGGCGGAGAACCCGTCATGGCCGTGTCCGTCGTCGAACAGGCCGGTCTCGCCGATGATCAGGTCACCGCTGCGGACCAGCCCCACGTTCGACTCCGCCAACCGGGGTCCGAAGACACCGACATTGAAGACGTTGCCGTACTTCCGGCCCTTCTTGTACTCCCTGCTCTCGACGCTGTAGAGCGTCTCGACGATGCCGCCCTGCGCGGGGTTCAGTTGCATGAAGTCCTGCGCCCAGGTCACACCGGGACCGGCGGCGTGGACGGACTTGGTGAACGGCAGGCCGCCGGTGACCGCGGTCGCGATGGTCAGGGCGCGGTTGACCGTCGAGGTGGTGAACAGCACTCCCGTCCGGTCGCGAACCGAGGCACCCGCGGTGGTCTCGATCTTCGCCAGGTCGCGGGCGGCGACGGTCTTGCGGTACCCGGTGTAGAAGGTCCCGGTGCGGCCGTACGCGGCGGTGTACACCTGGGAGCCGTGCTCGTGGAGGCTGGTGACCGACGCGTTCAGGAGATCTCCCGGCACGGACGGGCCCAGATGGGCGGTGCGGAAGTCCGCCAGTGTGCCGCTGTTGAGGTTGAGCCCATGACCGTGGCCGGCGTCGATGTGGTAGCCGACGGCGAGATCGCTGCGCTCCGCCTTGCGGTCCGGGACCTCGACGGTGAGTGGTTGTGCCGTTCCGGCGTCGAAGGTCAGCGTGGTGTCGGCGGTGAGTTCCAGGAGCGGGCGGCTCACCCAGTCCAGACCCCGCATGGGTCCCGGTGCGGGCTGATGCGGGATGAAGCTGTCCAGGCTGTAGGAGCCCTTGGGCAGACGCAGCGTGGTGGAGCCGGAGTCGTGGGTGATCTCGGTGCGGAAGAAGTCGTCGAGGCGGTACAGCAGCGTCTGGAAGTCAGCGGCGGGACGGCCGTCGCGGTCGAGGTTCTTGATGGTGAGGTCGTACACCTCGGCCTCGCGGACCACGGCTGCCGCGGTACGGGTCCGCTGCCCGCCGCCGTCGGCGACGAGGGCTCCGCTGTAGGCGCCGGTGAGGTCGCCGCCAAGCGTGGTGTCCACCGTCACGGTCGCCTCGGCGGTGCCGTCGGCCGGGACGGTTATGCGCTGTGCGTCGACGGTGAAGAAGCCCTCCGGTGCGGCCCCGCCGTCAGGGCCGGTGCCGGTGACCGACAGGTCCAGGGTGATGTCCCGGTCACCGGTGTTGCGGTAGGTGACGGTCTTGCGGAGCTCTTCGTCGTCGTGGTGGGGCCAGAGCGTGGTGCCGAAGTTCAGCGAGGCCGGCTCCGCGAAGACGGTCTGCCGGATCGCCGCGGCCACGTCGATCCGGCCGGAGCCCTGCTCGTAGGCGGTGTACCCGCCGTCCACGGCTGATCCGACCAGGGCCGACTTGATCTGCGGCCCCGACCAGTCGGGGTGCTCCTGAAGGAGGATCGCCGCGGCGCCGGCGACATGCGGGCTCGCCATCGAGGTGCCGGAGATGGTCAGGTAGCCGTCCGCGGGGTGGGGTGTCCCCGGGTCGGTGTCGAGCAGGCTGCCGGCCGCCGCCGCGGCGGTGATGTTCACGCCGGGGGCGGTCACGTCCGGTTTGACCGCGCCGTCTCCGAGGCGCGGCCCGCGAGAGGAGAACACGGCGATCTCGTCGCCGTGGTCCACGGCGCCCACGGTGAGCGCGGCGTCGGCGGTTCCGGGGGAGCCGAGGGTCGACTCACCGGGACCGTCGTTGCCCGCCGCGACGACGAACAGCGCACCGGTCTCGGCCGACAGCCGGTTCAAGGTCTCCTCGACCGGGTCGACACCGGGGGTGTCCGCTTCGCCGAGGCTCATGTTGATGATCCTCGCGCCCTCGGAGACGGCCCACTCCATGCCGGCGATGATGCCGGCGTCGTCGCCGAAGCCGTTGTCGCCGATCACCTTGCCGTTGATGATCTGCGCGCCGGGTGCGACGCCCTTGTAGGCGCCGTCGGACCGCGCGCCGGTACCGGCCGCGATGGAGGCGACGTGAGTGCCGTGCCCGAAGCGGTCGTGCGCGTCCGGGGACGGCGTGAAGTTGCGCTCCGCGATCACCTTGGCGTCCTTGAGCAGGTCCGCGTGTGCGGTGTCGACGCCGGTGTCCAGCACCGCGATCTTCACGCCCGTGCCGTCGTAGCCGGCGGACCACGCGCTCGGTGCGCCGATCTGCGGCACGCTCTTGTCCAGCGAGGCTCGGCGAAGGGAGTTCAACCACACGGTGTCGACGCCCGGTTCGAGTGTGACGTGCGGTGAGTCGTCCGTGCGGGCGGTCAGGGCCGTCCAGAGGCCCGCCGTCTCGTCCTCGTCGGCGGTCAGTGCCTGGCCGTTCACCTCGCCGAAGGTGTGTGTGACCTCGACACCGTCCGTCGAACGCAGTCGGGAGCGCGTTCCGGGTGCGGAGGCCGTGTAGGTGACGATCAGTCCGAGACCCTGGCGCCGGGCCGCCTCGCGGTACTCGGCACGGGCGAGAGTGGTGACGTCGAAGAGCCGGCGATCGAGCCTGCCCTGTGCCACGAGCCCGGCGGCGTCCAGCGGGACGACGTACACATGTCCGTCCTCGCGGCGGACCTGAACAGGTATGTCCTGACGGCCTTCGCCGCGTCGCAGCCCCACCGGACCGCCCGCGCTGTCGACGGCCACCCGGTCACCCGTCACCAAGGTGATCCACGTGGCCTCGGCCGGAGTGCGGGCCGCGATCGGTGCCGTACGGATTCCCGGCTCTTGCCGTGGGGAGGCCGCCGTGGTCGGGGTGGCGACGCCGGCGACGAGTATCGCCGCGAGTGCGGCGCCGAGCGATGCTCTGCGCATCGATCTCCATCGTGAGTACAACTTGCGCCTCGTGTTCCTGTGTCGAACGCGGGAGCGGCTGTCGGCCGCGGATCCGGCGGCACGACGCCCCGCATGCTGTGATGTTCAGCACCCGATCGAGCCCGGGCCAGACGGAATATGAACGAGCGGCACCACATGTTCAACCCGGAACGGTGAACGTCACATCGTCAGACGGTGCAAGACAGCAGAAATGCCCGCACGCCCGCGATAAGCGCCTGAAGCGCGCGCCATCCGCGCCGCGCGGGCACCGGCGATCCCGGGGTGCTGCCCAGTGCCGTAGGGCGGTGACATGAGCCGAGGACTGTGACCGGCCGCAGCCCGAGCGGCATCTGACGAACCATGCGTCACGAGACCGCGGTGTCCGGCCCCGCACCTGTCGTCCCTGTGGCATGCGCGCCATGTCCGCCGTCGAGGCGTCGGAGACGG
Coding sequences:
- a CDS encoding cold-shock protein, which encodes MAQGTVKWFNAEKGFGFIQQDGGGPDVFAHYSNIATQGFRELQEGQRVSFDVTQGQKGPQAENIVPA
- a CDS encoding cupin domain-containing protein, which produces MNGVRVSVGFLAAGMATVALSCAPATDHASGKVPVAAVTSERPSETLTPILEQAIPNIRGKTFTSAIVNFPPDARAVPHRHGEAFVYAYVLQGTMRSQLGGEPARTYHQGEQWVEEPGAYHVLTENTSKTESAKLLVVFISNTGDALKVPES
- a CDS encoding DJ-1/PfpI family protein, whose amino-acid sequence is MANNSARRIGILLFPDVEELDAIGPWEVLSHWTRAYPDDGWKVFCFSADGEPVTCAKGLTVAAHHSLTDMPSIDVLLHPGGRGTRPQLTDEKHLEWLRSRRRSIRLLTSVCTGSLVFAAAGLLRGRPATTHWASLDRLAELDPTIDVRPDDRFVDDGDVVTSAGISAGIDMALHLVARLSSAERARQVRRDIQYDPQPPSL
- a CDS encoding DUF899 domain-containing protein; amino-acid sequence: MTATPSDQTTALPGRPPVVDLATWQAARDELLVREKAHTREGDALAAARRRLPMVELDGTVEVVGPDGPVPFLDLFQGRDELVVYQHMWWDGAPHQGQCEGCTTAAWHLKDAVYLHARGVSFAVLTTGPWDEVACYVEFMGYTQPWYSVRGVDAPVGGEMGYLACFLRDGDRVFLTYSTTGRGNERVNGSLGLLDMTPYGRGEAWEDNPEGWPEGRSACWSWRSDSDGKATWGPTSRPVPQWTRPGATPVETLGRHGHHH
- a CDS encoding peptidoglycan-binding domain-containing protein, whose amino-acid sequence is MTWHTKRIKLAACTVGALTAAVLAVSATPAAAAGTYSGRAYVYGTGEFDGDWGDEGILQRNTHASSNATCLWQMILWADGELTSKSQVDGVFGDGTYNATRAWQIRENESYDAGLEVDGSVGKGTFGWAQNWLHIESGGEGAGQTLNLSYNGLWGAFDARRLADGTYEFVDGDGSWRKAGYDYRTCR
- a CDS encoding S8 family serine peptidase; this encodes MRRASLGAALAAILVAGVATPTTAASPRQEPGIRTAPIAARTPAEATWITLVTGDRVAVDSAGGPVGLRRGEGRQDIPVQVRREDGHVYVVPLDAAGLVAQGRLDRRLFDVTTLARAEYREAARRQGLGLIVTYTASAPGTRSRLRSTDGVEVTHTFGEVNGQALTADEDETAGLWTALTARTDDSPHVTLEPGVDTVWLNSLRRASLDKSVPQIGAPSAWSAGYDGTGVKIAVLDTGVDTAHADLLKDAKVIAERNFTPSPDAHDRFGHGTHVASIAAGTGARSDGAYKGVAPGAQIINGKVIGDNGFGDDAGIIAGMEWAVSEGARIINMSLGEADTPGVDPVEETLNRLSAETGALFVVAAGNDGPGESTLGSPGTADAALTVGAVDHGDEIAVFSSRGPRLGDGAVKPDVTAPGVNITAAAAAGSLLDTDPGTPHPADGYLTISGTSMASPHVAGAAAILLQEHPDWSGPQIKSALVGSAVDGGYTAYEQGSGRIDVAAAIRQTVFAEPASLNFGTTLWPHHDDEELRKTVTYRNTGDRDITLDLSVTGTGPDGGAAPEGFFTVDAQRITVPADGTAEATVTVDTTLGGDLTGAYSGALVADGGGQRTRTAAAVVREAEVYDLTIKNLDRDGRPAADFQTLLYRLDDFFRTEITHDSGSTTLRLPKGSYSLDSFIPHQPAPGPMRGLDWVSRPLLELTADTTLTFDAGTAQPLTVEVPDRKAERSDLAVGYHIDAGHGHGLNLNSGTLADFRTAHLGPSVPGDLLNASVTSLHEHGSQVYTAAYGRTGTFYTGYRKTVAARDLAKIETTAGASVRDRTGVLFTTSTVNRALTIATAVTGGLPFTKSVHAAGPGVTWAQDFMQLNPAQGGIVETLYSVESREYKKGRKYGNVFNVGVFGPRLAESNVGLVRSGDLIIGETGLFDDGHGHDGFSAYDEGRTTIRRDGVEVAAADVAMDNFTVFTVPPGKGRYHVSTSATRSGVASVSTEVTADWTFTSEHVPDGKEVRLPVSVVRFTPTLTVRSTAKAHASIEVPVTVQGAAAGRNLATLKVYYSTDGGDRWIRADVKNGSVRVKNPAAGRSVSLKAVVSDRQGNTLTQTVRDAYRAE